The following coding sequences lie in one Arachis stenosperma cultivar V10309 chromosome 5, arast.V10309.gnm1.PFL2, whole genome shotgun sequence genomic window:
- the LOC130983267 gene encoding UDP-glycosyltransferase 13-like gives MKESIVLYPAMGRGHLVPMVELAKFITTHHNATISITLLLPSPPNRSTLHYISTVTAAAPSITFHQLSHSNHNILGTLQSFPTKPKAFIFDFFNHSAAATAASLNIPTFYYFPNAASCVALFLYLPTIHQNSIKNGYSYVDILRSIPGLPPLSPEDMPAPISDRRSQSYESFITMSLHMRNTNGIIINTFENLEPKAIMALKNSACVPESSETSPPVFFVGPLISTTKGSDPVDDDGGRECLSWLNSQPSRSVVFLSFGSYGRFSKVQMREIAVALERCGKRFLWVVRDPMGSEVVNLEALLPKGFLERTKEKGIVIKNWVPQVEVLSHDSVGGFVTHCGWNSVMEAVTFGVPMVAWPLYAEQNLNKVVIVEEMKVALPLKEDEGGFVRASELEERVNELMESETGRGKEVRERVLAARNGGAAALSGGGSSRVALDGLVRLWKQKGSC, from the coding sequence atgaaagaaagcatAGTTTTATACCCAGCCATGGGAAGGGGCCACCTTGTTCCAATGGTGGAACTCGCCAAGTTCATAACCACCCACCACAACGCCACCATCTCCATCACCCTCCTCCTTCCTTCCCCACCAAACAGATCCACCCTCCACTACATCTCCACCGTCACCGCCGCCGCACCCTCCATCACCTTCCACCAACTCTCCCACTCAAACCATAACATCCTTGGCACCCTCCAATCCTTCCCTACGAAGCCCAAAGCCTTCATCTTTGACTTCTTCAACCACTCTGCCGCCGCCACTGCCGCTTCTCTCAACATCCCCACGTTCTATTACTTCCCCAACGCCGCAAGCTGCGTCGCACTCTTCCTCTACCTCCCAACCATCCACCAAAATTCCATAAAAAACGGTTATTCTTACGTGGACATACTTCGTAGCATTCCCGGTTTGCCACCTCTCTCGCCGGAGGACATGCCGGCACCCATATCCGATCGCCGCAGCCAGAGCTACGAGTCCTTCATCACCATGTCACTTCACATGAGAAACACCAATGGCATCATCATCAACACCTTCGAAAATCTTGAACCCAAAGCCATCATGGCTCTGAAAAATTCTGCGTGCGTTCCAGAATCATCGGAAACTTCACCACCGGTTTTCTTCGTTGGACCACTGATTTCCACCACCAAAGGATCTGATCctgttgatgatgatggtggTAGAGAGTGTTTAAGTTGGCTGAACTCGCAACCGAGTCGAAGCGTGGTGTTCTTGAGCTTCGGAAGCTATGGAAGATTCTCGAAGGTTCAGATGAGAGAGATAGCGGTTGCGTTGGAGAGATGTGGAAAGAGGTTCTTGTGGGTTGTGAGGGATCCAATGGGAAGTGAAGTGGTGAATTTGGAAGCGTTGTTGCCGAAAGGGTTCTTAGAGAGAACGAAGGAGAAGGGAATTGTGATCAAGAATTGGGTGCCGCAAGTTGAGGTACTGAGTCATGACTCGGTGGGTGGGTTTGTGACTCACTGTGGTTGGAACTCGGTGATGGAGGCGGTTACCTTTGGGGTCCCGATGGTGGCGTGGCCGTTGTACGCGGAACAGAATCTGAATAAGGTGGTTATTGTGGAGGAGATGAAGGTGGCGCTGCCGTTGAAGGAGGATGAGGGTGGGTTCGTGAGGGCGAGTGAGTTGGAGGAACGAGTTAATGAGCTTATGGAATCGGAGACAGGGAGGGGAAAGGAGGTTAGAGAGAGGGTGTTGGCTGCCAGGAACGGTGGTGCCGCCGCTCTCTCTGGCGGTGGGTCTTCGCGGGTTGCTTTGGATGGGTTGGTTCGTTTGTGGAAGCAAAAAGGATCatgttga
- the LOC130983262 gene encoding SPX domain-containing membrane protein At4g22990-like produces MVAFGKKLKDRQIQEWEGYYINYKLMKKRVRQYAQQIQLGTQDRRHVLKDFSRMLDNQIEKIVLFLLEQQGILASRISKLGEQHDALLQEPEIHKMSELREAYREVGQDLLKLLFFVEMNAIGLRKILKKFDKRFGYRFTDYYVKTRANHPYSQLQQVFKHVGIGAVVGALSRNLHELQNRQGSYLSIYDQPTLPLQDPVIDSIKAAVDRLTNSTNFLNFLGQHALIMQEELPTPTEEHVDEERYHFMSLILNLANTFLYMVNTYIIVPTADDYSMSLGAAPTVCGIVIGAMAVAQVFSSVYFSAWSNRSYFRPLVFSSITLFLGNILYALAYDARSLWILLIGRVFCGLGSARAVNRRYISDCVPLKIRMQASAAFVSASALGMACGPALAGILQTDFKIYKLTFNQNTLPGWVMGVAWLIYLIWLWITFKEPSHEPVENENHVNNHQPNDEVNNALEQGLKQPLLITSDDKGDEEADQDYDDSEEASEESRLPATSIRSAYRLLTPSVKVQLLIYFMLKYVMEILLSESSVITTYYFNWSTSRVALFLACLGLTVLPVNIVVGSYISNMFEDRQILLVSEIMVCIGVLLSFHLIIPYSVPQYICSGLLLFVSAEVLEGVNLSLLSRVMSSRLSRGTYNGGLLSTEAGTIARVIADATITLAGYLGESNLLNVTLLPSLFISIASILATCYTYNSLY; encoded by the exons ATGGTTGCCTTTGGAAAGAAGTTGAAAGACAGACAAATTCAAGAATGGGAGGG ATATTATATAAACTACAAACTCATGAAGAAGCGAGTAAGGCAATATGCTCAGCAAATTCAACTCGGAACACAAGATCGCCGCCATGTGCTCAAGGATTTCTCCCGAATGCTAGATAATCAG ATTGAGAAGATTGTCCTTTTCCTTTTGGAGCAACAAGGGATTTTGGCAAGCAGGATATCGAAGCTTGGAGAGCAGCATGATGCTCTTCTGCAGGAACCTGAAATACACAAAATGTCTGAACTGCGAGAAGCTTATAGAGAAGTGGGACAAGACCTATTAAAGCTTCTTTTCTTTGTTGAGATGAATGCTATTGGTTTGCGCAAGATATTGAAGAAGTTTGACAAACGTTTTGGCTATAGATTCACTGATTACTATGTTAAAACTCGTGCGAATCATCCTTACTCTCAGCTGCAACAAGTGTTCAAGCATGTG GGAATAGGAGCTGTTGTGGGAGCCTTATCTCGTAATCTTCATGAACTTCAGAACCGTCAAGGGAGCTATTTATCAATTTATGATCAACCTACCCTTCCTCTCCAG GATCCTGTCATTGATTCAATAAAAGCAGCGGTTGACAGGTTAACTAACTCAACAAACTTCCTTAACTTTTTGGGGCAACATGCTCTGATTATGCAAGAAGAGCTGCCAACCCCTACGGAGGAACATGTTGATGAAGAAAGATACCATTTCATGTCTCTTATCCTGAACTTGGCAAACACATTTTTGTATATGGTCAATACATATATTATTGTCCCTACAGCAGATGACTACTCTATGAGCCTTGGGGCTGCACCAACAGTTTGTGGTATCGTAATTGGGGCGATGGCTGTTGCTCAGGTGTTCTCTTCGGTATATTTTAGTGCGTGGTCAAATAGATCATACTTCAGACCTCTTGTCTTCAGTAGCATAACTCTCTTTCTTGGAAATATCCTGTATGCATTGGCATACGATGCTCGTTCGTTATGGATTCTCTTGATTGGTCGTGTGTTCTGTGG ATTGGGTTCTGCCAGAGCCGTTAATAGGCGTTATATAAGTGACTGTGTGCCTCTCAAAATCCGGATGCAAGCATCGGCTGCTTTCGTTAGTGCCAGCGCTCTTGGCATGGCTTGTGGTCCTGCATTAGCTGGCATATTGCAGACAGATTTTAAGATTTACAAGCTTACATTTAATCAAAATACGTTGCCCGGTTGGGTTATGGGTGTTGCTTGGCTGATATATCTCATATGGTTGTGGATCACTTTCAAGGAACCTTCTCATGAACCCGTAGAGAATGAGAATCACGTGAATAATCATCAACCAAATGATG AAGTGAACAATGCACTTGAACAAGGCCTAAAACAGCCATTGCTGATTACTTCGGATGATAAGGGAGATGAAGAAGCCGATCAAGATTATGATGATAGTGAAGAAGCTTCAGAAGAATCTCGTCTACCAGCGACTTCAATTCGGTCTGCATACAGACTGCTCACGCCATCTGTGAAG GTTCAGTTATTGATATATTTTATGCTCAAATATGTAATGGAGATTTTACTGTCGGAATCTAGTGTCATCACAACATACTACTTTAACTGGTCAACAAGCAGAGTTGCACTTTTTCTCGCATGCCTCGGATTGACTGTTCTTCCTGTAAACATTGTTGTTGGAAGCTATATAAGCAACATGTTTGAGGACAG GCAAATTCTGTTGGTATCGGAAATTATGGTTTGCATTGGTGTACTCCTTAGCTTCCATTTGATTATTCCATACTCCGTGCCACAATACATATGTTCTGGCCTCCTTTTGTTTGTTTCAGCAGAAGTACTTGAAG GTGTCAACTTGTCACTGCTTTCGCGAGTTATGTCCTCGAGGCTTTCTCGTGGAACCTACAATGGAGGGCTCTTGTCGACCGAGGCTGGAACAATTGCGAGAGTTATAGCGGACGCAACCATCACCCTTGCCGGTTACTTGGGTGAGAGTAATCTCCTTAATGTCACACTGCTTCCTTCACTCTTCATTTCCATAGCCTCCATCTTAGCAACATGCTATACCTACAATTCATTATATTAG